One window of the Chryseobacterium camelliae genome contains the following:
- a CDS encoding beta-mannosidase yields the protein MNKTLLFAFIFIYSFMDAQFSERNLSSEQWQFKNTKDHTWLPAKVPGTVHLDLMQNRIIPDPFKDENEKKVQWVENEDWEYRTVFKVSSQELENRNIDLVFHGLDTFSEIYINGKQVATTDNMFRTWEIPVKTYLKAGDNTVQVKFRSAVQAGKELAKKVPFMMPESPRSFVRKAQYQFGWDWGPRLVTAGIWKDVHLNFWNQARLKQVRIEQKSLTKQKAELNIRAEIIAEKAGDYILNVNYKSQKVALKQGLNVVVLPYKINHPKLWQPNGWGKPDMYELSVTLKQGAATVDERFQKIGLRTVELVQEKDEHGKSFYFKVNGNPMYIKGTNWIPADSFSPRITKEKYQKLIRDCQEAHMNMVRVWGGGIYEDDEFYKACDENGILVWQDFMFAGSFYPADELFQKNVEAEVQDQVGRLQNHPSLALWCGNNEVDEAIVNWGYQKQFKYSGEDSMQVWKDYRKIFHEVIPNAVKKYAASDKAMYWPSSPSIGWGHKESLTEGDSHYWGVWWGEQPFEIYNEKVGRFMSEYGFQGMPTIETTRSMFSGKPDLSLDNAVIKAHEKHARGWEIINTYMARDYKVPADFTQYNYVSQLLQARGMQVAIEAHRRARPYNMGTLYWQLNDCWPVVSWSSVDYLGNWKALNYQVKRSFANQVILPEEKNEVLNFYVINDELKTFENVSLDFDILTLNGEKKGSAGTADTKTLEPNGVLKLDSFSLEEIIGEADRNEIFLHIMLKDAKNHMITESNYFFSKPKDLKLVKPNVRVKKISPTEIEVSTDVLAKDVYLIGNTHFSDNFFDVLPNTSKKIILSKPLEQIRVMTLWDTMN from the coding sequence ATGAACAAAACATTACTTTTTGCCTTTATTTTCATTTATTCTTTTATGGATGCCCAGTTTTCCGAGCGGAACCTGTCTTCAGAACAGTGGCAGTTTAAAAACACCAAGGACCATACCTGGCTTCCGGCAAAGGTTCCCGGAACGGTTCATCTGGACCTCATGCAGAACCGCATCATTCCCGATCCTTTTAAAGATGAGAATGAAAAGAAAGTCCAGTGGGTTGAAAATGAAGACTGGGAATACCGGACTGTTTTTAAGGTCAGTTCACAGGAGCTGGAAAACCGGAACATTGATTTGGTATTCCATGGACTGGATACTTTCTCGGAAATTTATATTAACGGAAAACAGGTGGCAACCACGGACAATATGTTCAGGACGTGGGAAATTCCTGTTAAAACATACCTCAAAGCAGGTGATAATACAGTACAGGTAAAATTCAGGTCTGCGGTACAGGCGGGGAAAGAACTGGCCAAAAAGGTTCCTTTCATGATGCCGGAATCGCCCAGGAGTTTCGTAAGGAAAGCACAATACCAGTTCGGATGGGACTGGGGACCCAGGCTGGTAACAGCAGGAATATGGAAAGACGTACACCTGAATTTCTGGAACCAGGCCAGGCTGAAGCAGGTCAGGATTGAGCAGAAATCATTAACAAAACAGAAAGCAGAACTGAACATACGGGCAGAAATTATTGCGGAAAAGGCGGGAGATTATATCCTGAATGTCAACTATAAATCCCAAAAAGTGGCTTTAAAACAGGGACTGAATGTTGTTGTATTGCCATACAAAATCAATCATCCGAAACTATGGCAGCCGAACGGATGGGGGAAGCCGGACATGTATGAATTGTCGGTGACCCTAAAGCAAGGCGCTGCAACTGTAGATGAACGTTTTCAGAAAATTGGTTTGAGAACGGTAGAACTTGTACAGGAAAAAGATGAGCATGGAAAATCGTTTTATTTCAAAGTGAATGGAAATCCGATGTACATCAAAGGGACCAACTGGATTCCCGCGGACAGTTTTTCACCGAGAATAACGAAAGAAAAATATCAGAAACTTATCCGGGACTGTCAGGAAGCCCATATGAATATGGTCAGAGTCTGGGGCGGCGGGATCTATGAAGATGATGAATTTTATAAAGCCTGTGATGAAAACGGGATCCTGGTGTGGCAGGACTTTATGTTTGCAGGAAGTTTCTATCCGGCAGACGAACTTTTTCAGAAGAATGTGGAAGCAGAAGTACAAGACCAGGTGGGAAGGCTTCAGAATCATCCTTCGCTGGCTCTGTGGTGCGGAAACAATGAAGTGGATGAAGCCATTGTCAACTGGGGCTATCAGAAGCAGTTCAAATATTCCGGGGAAGATTCAATGCAGGTATGGAAAGACTACAGGAAAATATTCCATGAAGTCATTCCCAATGCGGTAAAAAAATATGCAGCCTCCGATAAAGCCATGTACTGGCCGAGTTCACCCTCGATCGGTTGGGGCCATAAAGAAAGCCTTACCGAAGGCGATTCCCATTACTGGGGAGTTTGGTGGGGCGAGCAGCCCTTTGAAATATACAATGAGAAAGTGGGGCGCTTTATGTCGGAATACGGTTTCCAGGGAATGCCAACGATTGAAACCACCAGATCCATGTTCTCGGGAAAACCGGATCTAAGTCTGGATAACGCCGTGATCAAAGCCCATGAGAAACATGCGCGGGGCTGGGAGATCATCAATACCTATATGGCACGCGATTACAAAGTCCCGGCAGATTTTACTCAGTATAATTATGTTTCCCAACTCTTGCAGGCCCGCGGAATGCAGGTCGCCATCGAAGCCCACCGCCGGGCGCGGCCGTACAATATGGGGACTTTATACTGGCAGCTGAATGACTGCTGGCCGGTAGTTTCCTGGTCATCCGTCGATTACCTGGGCAACTGGAAAGCACTGAATTACCAAGTGAAAAGAAGCTTTGCAAATCAGGTGATTTTACCGGAAGAAAAAAATGAAGTCTTAAACTTTTATGTGATCAATGATGAATTGAAAACGTTTGAGAATGTATCGTTGGATTTTGATATCCTGACCTTGAATGGGGAGAAAAAAGGTTCGGCAGGAACCGCTGATACGAAAACTTTGGAACCCAACGGAGTGTTGAAATTGGATTCTTTTTCGCTGGAAGAAATCATTGGAGAGGCGGACAGAAATGAGATTTTTTTGCATATAATGCTAAAGGATGCAAAAAATCATATGATTACGGAAAGCAACTATTTCTTCTCTAAGCCAAAAGATTTAAAGCTGGTTAAACCCAACGTCCGCGTAAAGAAAATATCCCCGACAGAAATAGAGGTTTCTACTGATGTTCTGGCTAAAGATGTTTACCTGATCGGAAATACCCATTTCAGCGATAATTTTTTTGATGTGCTTCCCAATACCTCAAAAAAGATCATCCTGTCAAAACCTTTGGAGCAAATAAGAGTGATGACGTTATGGGATACGATGAATTAA
- a CDS encoding copper homeostasis protein CutC, which translates to MSKIEIACFNPESAMIAFKNGADRIELCDGLSEGGTTPDFETVKQLREKINIPIFVMVRPRGGDFMYSEEEFKQMKSDLIRLKTLKVDGFVFGILDGNDEVNTVQNKALIALAQPYPCTFHRAFDRAGDLETSLEQVIECGFTTILTSGQKPNVSDGKENLKKLVELSDGRIEILVGGGLRSANIAGIREFTKATYFHSSAITDGGAVADADEVVALKNA; encoded by the coding sequence ATGTCAAAAATAGAAATAGCCTGCTTTAATCCGGAATCTGCAATGATTGCCTTTAAGAACGGAGCCGACCGGATCGAATTGTGTGACGGGCTGAGCGAAGGCGGAACCACCCCTGATTTTGAAACCGTAAAGCAGCTCAGGGAAAAAATCAACATCCCTATTTTCGTGATGGTCCGTCCGCGTGGCGGGGATTTCATGTATTCGGAAGAGGAATTTAAACAGATGAAATCGGATCTGATCCGGCTGAAGACCTTGAAAGTCGATGGTTTTGTATTCGGAATCCTGGATGGAAATGATGAAGTGAATACCGTTCAGAATAAAGCGCTTATTGCCTTGGCGCAACCTTATCCCTGTACGTTTCACCGTGCCTTTGACCGCGCCGGAGATTTGGAGACTTCCCTGGAGCAGGTAATCGAATGCGGTTTTACAACGATCCTTACTTCCGGCCAGAAACCCAATGTGTCAGATGGCAAAGAAAATTTAAAAAAGCTGGTGGAATTATCTGATGGAAGAATTGAAATCCTGGTCGGCGGCGGACTGCGCTCTGCCAATATTGCCGGCATCCGGGAGTTTACCAAAGCAACATACTTTCACTCTTCGGCTATTACGGACGGCGGAGCTGTCGCTGATGCTGATGAGGTGGTTGCGTTGAAGAATGCTTAA
- a CDS encoding isoaspartyl peptidase/L-asparaginase family protein — protein MNSRRKFIKRSAVASLALALNPLDLIATEPVQEKLTAVNKPIVLSTWNFGLQANAEAWTVLGKGGRALDAVEKGVRLVELDPTERSVGYGGRPDRDGRVTLDACIMDENYNIGSVACLEHIKNPISVARAVMEKTPHVMLVGDGALQFALSQGFKKENILTPESEQEWKEWLKTSQYQPIVNIENHDTIGMIALDAQGNLSGACTTSGMAFKMHGRVGDSPIIGAGLFVDNEVGAATATGHGEEVIRTVGTHLVVELMRQGRNPQQACKEAVERIVAITKRRNKNLKDIQVGFIALNKKGEYGSYCIQDGFNFAVYDQKGNRLEKPEFALK, from the coding sequence ATGAATTCAAGACGGAAATTTATAAAAAGATCAGCAGTAGCATCACTGGCGCTGGCGCTGAACCCACTGGACCTGATAGCCACTGAACCTGTGCAGGAGAAACTGACTGCCGTTAATAAACCCATCGTCCTGTCAACCTGGAATTTCGGCTTGCAGGCCAACGCCGAAGCCTGGACCGTTCTAGGAAAAGGTGGACGGGCTCTTGATGCGGTAGAAAAAGGAGTGCGTCTCGTAGAGCTAGATCCTACTGAAAGAAGTGTAGGATATGGCGGGCGCCCGGACAGGGACGGAAGGGTAACGCTGGATGCATGCATTATGGATGAGAATTATAATATCGGATCTGTGGCCTGCCTGGAGCATATTAAAAATCCCATTTCCGTAGCCAGGGCAGTGATGGAAAAGACCCCGCACGTTATGCTGGTAGGAGACGGTGCCTTGCAGTTTGCCCTTTCACAGGGATTTAAAAAAGAAAACATCCTGACGCCTGAATCTGAACAAGAGTGGAAGGAATGGCTGAAAACCAGCCAGTACCAGCCGATTGTCAATATTGAAAATCACGATACTATCGGTATGATTGCCCTCGATGCCCAGGGGAACCTTTCCGGGGCGTGCACCACCAGCGGTATGGCCTTTAAAATGCATGGAAGAGTGGGGGATTCCCCGATCATCGGGGCAGGACTGTTTGTGGATAATGAAGTGGGAGCGGCGACGGCAACTGGTCATGGCGAAGAAGTGATCCGCACGGTAGGGACCCATCTGGTGGTCGAACTGATGCGGCAGGGCAGGAATCCGCAGCAGGCCTGTAAAGAAGCGGTAGAAAGAATCGTAGCAATTACCAAAAGAAGAAACAAAAACCTGAAAGACATCCAGGTCGGCTTTATTGCCCTGAATAAAAAAGGGGAATATGGCTCTTACTGCATCCAGGACGGATTCAACTTTGCCGTCTATGATCAGAAAGGCAACCGCCTTGAAAAACCTGAATTTGCCCTGAAATAA
- a CDS encoding beta-N-acetylhexosaminidase: protein MKKFLSIMALAFLSLNASAQDQLIPKPVSIRITGGTFKIPGNLSLAPGLPVKETEYFKQKSGLSFGESGKTEAQLTYIKLKQPAGAEALNESYTLEITPDRIHIISYTDQGYFWALQTLIQLLEEHKADKTIPAMKIQDQPKLAWRGMHLDVCRHFFTVDEVKQYIDYLAMYKLNTFHWHLTDDQGWRIEIKKYPKLTQIGSKRKESMIGAYVDNTFDGKPYGPYFYTQEQVREVVQYATDRHITVVPEIEMPGHALAALSAYPELACTKGPFEPATKWGVFDDVFCPKEETFTFLENVLDEVIKLFPSAYIHIGGDECPKTRWKECAHCQELIKKYNLKDEHGLQSYFIQRIEKYVNSKGRKIIGWDEILEGGLAPNAAVMSWTGVNGGIEAAKTKHFAVMTPGAYCYFDHYQGDPQAEPNAFGGYTPLDKVYSYHPIPEELNAEQARYIMGVQANLWTEYITDFRQVQYMIFPRIMALSEVAWGTSQPEKYKEFEGRVIHQFEKLDRMHVNYAKSIYNISGKVIPAAGGVAYELSTSQNPSGIRYTLNGKNPTIQSMTYEKAIPVSASSTIQSAYFENGQLKSAVSSQQFTVSKTTGKTITLEQQPSENYAFGGAFTLVDGIIGNPRQLGKTWLGFQGKDVVATIDLGKNTDFTEVYFNTLDNKGSWIHLAKSAQVYASDDNSHFKLIGEANKDDILKAGGKMKLKVGQQMGRYLKIRIENAGIIPAGNPGADSKAWLFVDEIGAL, encoded by the coding sequence ATGAAAAAATTCCTTTCCATCATGGCGTTGGCCTTTTTAAGCCTGAATGCCTCCGCCCAAGACCAGCTGATTCCCAAACCGGTTTCCATCAGGATCACCGGAGGTACATTTAAAATCCCCGGAAACCTTAGCCTGGCTCCCGGACTTCCTGTTAAGGAAACAGAGTACTTTAAGCAGAAATCAGGTCTTAGCTTCGGGGAATCCGGAAAAACAGAGGCACAGCTGACCTATATTAAGCTGAAACAGCCCGCAGGTGCTGAAGCTCTTAATGAATCCTATACCCTGGAAATAACCCCTGACCGTATTCACATCATTTCTTATACCGATCAGGGCTATTTTTGGGCATTGCAGACCCTGATCCAGCTGTTGGAAGAACATAAAGCCGACAAAACCATTCCTGCCATGAAAATCCAGGATCAGCCGAAACTCGCCTGGAGAGGGATGCACCTCGATGTCTGCCGCCACTTTTTCACCGTTGATGAAGTAAAACAGTACATCGACTACCTTGCGATGTACAAGCTCAATACATTCCACTGGCACCTTACCGATGACCAGGGATGGAGGATTGAAATTAAAAAATACCCCAAGCTCACCCAAATCGGATCCAAAAGAAAAGAATCCATGATCGGTGCGTATGTGGACAATACGTTTGACGGGAAACCGTACGGGCCTTATTTCTATACCCAAGAACAGGTCAGGGAAGTGGTGCAATATGCCACCGACCGCCATATCACAGTGGTCCCCGAAATAGAAATGCCCGGGCATGCTTTGGCAGCGTTGTCGGCCTATCCGGAACTCGCGTGCACCAAAGGCCCTTTTGAACCGGCCACAAAATGGGGCGTGTTCGATGACGTGTTCTGCCCGAAAGAAGAGACTTTTACCTTCCTGGAAAATGTGCTGGATGAGGTCATCAAACTATTTCCTTCTGCCTACATTCACATCGGAGGCGATGAATGTCCGAAAACCCGATGGAAAGAATGTGCGCACTGCCAGGAACTTATAAAAAAGTATAACCTTAAGGATGAGCACGGCCTTCAAAGCTACTTCATCCAGAGAATTGAAAAATACGTCAACAGCAAAGGCAGGAAAATCATCGGCTGGGACGAAATCCTGGAAGGCGGCCTTGCACCCAATGCTGCCGTAATGAGCTGGACAGGCGTGAATGGCGGAATAGAAGCTGCCAAAACCAAGCACTTTGCCGTTATGACCCCCGGAGCTTACTGCTATTTCGACCATTATCAGGGAGACCCGCAGGCCGAACCCAATGCATTCGGAGGGTATACGCCACTGGATAAAGTCTATTCTTACCATCCCATTCCTGAAGAACTGAATGCTGAGCAGGCCAGATACATTATGGGAGTCCAGGCCAACCTCTGGACCGAATACATCACCGATTTCAGGCAGGTACAATACATGATCTTCCCAAGGATAATGGCTCTTTCCGAAGTGGCGTGGGGAACTTCGCAGCCCGAAAAGTACAAGGAATTTGAAGGCAGGGTCATCCATCAGTTTGAAAAGCTGGACAGGATGCATGTCAATTATGCAAAAAGTATTTACAATATTTCAGGGAAAGTCATTCCGGCGGCCGGCGGTGTAGCCTATGAGCTTTCCACTTCACAAAATCCATCCGGCATACGCTATACTCTGAACGGGAAAAATCCTACAATACAGTCAATGACTTATGAGAAAGCCATTCCTGTTTCAGCATCCTCTACCATACAATCAGCCTACTTTGAAAACGGACAGCTGAAAAGTGCTGTTTCCTCACAGCAGTTTACGGTATCCAAAACAACCGGCAAAACCATTACGCTGGAACAGCAGCCGAGTGAGAATTATGCTTTCGGGGGAGCATTTACTCTCGTAGATGGCATCATCGGAAATCCAAGGCAATTAGGAAAAACCTGGCTTGGTTTTCAGGGGAAAGATGTCGTAGCCACAATCGATCTTGGAAAAAATACGGATTTCACGGAAGTGTATTTCAATACCTTGGACAATAAAGGAAGCTGGATCCATCTGGCCAAGTCTGCTCAGGTCTACGCTTCTGATGATAACAGCCATTTTAAGCTCATTGGTGAAGCAAATAAAGACGACATACTGAAGGCAGGAGGAAAAATGAAGCTTAAAGTCGGTCAACAGATGGGAAGGTACCTTAAAATCAGGATAGAAAATGCAGGCATCATTCCGGCAGGCAATCCTGGTGCCGACTCCAAAGCATGGCTTTTTGTGGACGAAATAGGAGCATTGTAA
- a CDS encoding CoA transferase subunit B: MLSKEDIAKRIAREVKDGYYVNLGIGIPTLVANYVPDNISVEFQSENGVLGMGPFPYEGEEDADIINAGKQTITILPGGSFFDSAFSFGMIRGQKVDLTILGAMEVSENGDIANWKIPGKMVKGMGGAMDLVASAENIIVAMMHVNKAGESKILKKCTLPLTGVSCVKRVVTELAVLDITPAGFKLVERAPGVSVEDIIKATEADLIIEGDIPEMAI; encoded by the coding sequence ATGTTAAGTAAAGAAGATATAGCAAAACGCATTGCCAGAGAAGTTAAGGACGGCTATTACGTGAACCTGGGGATCGGGATTCCTACCCTTGTAGCCAATTACGTTCCTGATAATATTTCCGTGGAATTCCAGAGTGAGAACGGCGTGCTCGGGATGGGGCCGTTTCCGTACGAAGGAGAAGAGGACGCCGACATCATCAACGCAGGAAAACAGACCATCACCATCCTGCCTGGCGGTTCGTTCTTCGATTCCGCATTCAGTTTCGGGATGATCCGCGGCCAGAAAGTAGACCTTACCATTCTCGGTGCCATGGAAGTTTCTGAAAACGGAGATATTGCCAACTGGAAGATCCCGGGAAAAATGGTGAAAGGAATGGGCGGCGCCATGGACCTTGTGGCCTCTGCCGAAAACATTATTGTCGCTATGATGCACGTCAATAAGGCCGGCGAAAGCAAGATCCTTAAAAAATGTACCCTTCCGTTAACCGGGGTTAGCTGCGTAAAAAGAGTGGTTACCGAATTAGCGGTACTGGATATTACTCCGGCAGGCTTTAAGCTTGTGGAACGAGCTCCCGGCGTTTCTGTGGAAGATATCATCAAAGCAACGGAAGCCGATCTGATTATTGAAGGAGACATTCCTGAAATGGCGATCTAA
- a CDS encoding CoA transferase subunit A, producing MIDKRVKNAQEAIEGIEDGMTLMLGGFGLCGIPENSINALVESNVKDLTCISNNAGVDDFGLGLLLHKRQIKKMISSYVGENAEFERQMLSGELEVELTPQGTLAEKCRAAQAGIPAFYTPAGYGTEVAEGKDVKDFDGKPHILEHAFKADYSIVKAWKGDHAGNLVFKGSARNFNHPMAGAGKITIAEVEELVEPGMLDPNEIHIPGIMVQRIFQGEKFEKRIEQRTVRKK from the coding sequence ATGATAGATAAAAGAGTAAAAAATGCACAGGAAGCCATAGAAGGCATTGAAGACGGCATGACGCTGATGCTTGGAGGCTTCGGTCTTTGCGGTATCCCTGAAAACTCAATCAATGCTCTCGTAGAAAGCAATGTAAAAGATCTTACCTGCATTTCCAACAACGCCGGCGTAGATGATTTCGGGCTGGGTCTTCTGCTTCATAAAAGACAGATCAAAAAAATGATTTCATCCTATGTCGGGGAAAATGCAGAATTCGAAAGGCAGATGCTTTCCGGAGAGCTTGAAGTGGAACTGACTCCCCAGGGCACCCTTGCAGAAAAATGCCGGGCAGCACAGGCGGGAATCCCTGCTTTCTATACACCGGCGGGGTACGGAACAGAAGTAGCCGAAGGTAAGGATGTGAAAGATTTCGACGGTAAGCCGCATATTCTGGAACATGCATTTAAAGCAGATTATTCCATCGTAAAAGCCTGGAAAGGCGACCATGCAGGAAACCTGGTGTTCAAAGGATCAGCCAGGAACTTCAACCATCCTATGGCCGGAGCAGGGAAAATTACCATTGCCGAAGTGGAAGAACTGGTAGAACCGGGAATGCTGGACCCAAATGAAATCCATATCCCGGGGATTATGGTGCAGAGGATATTCCAGGGAGAGAAGTTTGAAAAAAGGATTGAACAGAGAACAGTCCGGAAAAAATAA
- a CDS encoding prolyl oligopeptidase family serine peptidase, which produces MKLKYIPFLFLPFSLAVNAQEIKAELNKEVKRQEKISYILDYPQNAKGNIPLIVFLHGSGERGNNLEMVKAHSPFTYKNLLKEPVAILAPQCPENTWWDTVTVYNLIKEIQSKYKVDASRIYLTGLSMGGWGTLKLAMEHPEMFAAVVSVCAPTDRVMYANIQQYKDLNIKIFHGGMDDVVLPENAFNFYQKLHPVNPSAELTIFPNDNHNSWDSTYSNPELYRWMLSKKKER; this is translated from the coding sequence ATGAAACTGAAATACATTCCGTTTTTATTCCTGCCCTTTTCCCTGGCTGTAAATGCCCAGGAGATCAAGGCAGAGCTCAATAAGGAAGTTAAGAGACAGGAAAAAATCTCTTACATCCTGGATTATCCGCAGAACGCAAAAGGCAATATCCCGCTGATCGTTTTCCTTCACGGTTCAGGGGAAAGGGGGAATAACCTGGAAATGGTAAAAGCGCACAGTCCTTTTACCTATAAAAACCTTTTGAAGGAACCGGTAGCCATTCTGGCACCGCAGTGTCCGGAAAATACCTGGTGGGATACCGTAACGGTATACAATCTGATTAAGGAAATCCAGTCCAAATACAAAGTGGATGCTTCCAGGATCTACCTTACCGGGCTTTCCATGGGAGGCTGGGGAACCCTGAAGCTGGCTATGGAGCATCCCGAGATGTTCGCTGCGGTGGTTTCGGTGTGTGCTCCTACAGACCGGGTGATGTACGCTAACATCCAGCAGTACAAGGATCTCAACATCAAAATTTTCCACGGTGGGATGGATGATGTGGTGCTTCCGGAAAATGCCTTTAATTTTTACCAGAAGCTCCATCCGGTGAATCCGTCTGCAGAGCTGACCATTTTCCCGAATGACAACCATAATTCATGGGACTCAACCTATTCCAATCCGGAACTGTACCGTTGGATGCTGTCCAAGAAAAAAGAACGATAA
- a CDS encoding glucoamylase family protein, with protein sequence MKRIVMSLAVASVFCTVSCGNSAVHQKENIQNNKTVKNVTDDQLMDNVQKQALKYFWDYAEPNSKLGRERYHEDNIYPDNDKHVVTTGGSGFGLATVLVGIERGFVPRQEAVKRLTTMMDFLAKADRHKGAWSHWINGETGKTVPFGKKDNGGDLVETAFLTSGILMVREYFKNGNAEEKALAKKCDELWKGIQWSWYTKGGEKVLYWHWSPDYQWEMNFPLEGYNECLITYILAASSPTYPIDAETYYKGWTRNGTYLSDKEQYGLPMYVKHNGAQEYGGPLFWAHYSYIGLDPTNLSDKLIKNYFDLNKNQVLIDYKYCVENPKHWKGYGPDYWGLTASYSRNEDGSVGYDAHFPQNDRGVITPTAALSSFPYTPKESMDFLRFLYTQKPEFIGSAGPYDANSIHYDNWTTPRYLAIDQGTIAPMIENYRTGFLWKLFMNAPEIQQGLKKLSFKSPKYNIR encoded by the coding sequence ATGAAAAGGATTGTCATGTCGCTCGCTGTAGCTTCTGTATTCTGTACGGTATCGTGCGGAAATTCAGCAGTTCATCAGAAAGAAAATATTCAGAATAACAAGACGGTAAAGAATGTTACAGATGACCAGCTTATGGACAACGTCCAGAAACAGGCCCTGAAGTATTTCTGGGATTATGCAGAACCGAACTCAAAGCTGGGAAGGGAAAGGTACCATGAAGATAATATTTATCCGGATAATGATAAGCATGTAGTAACTACAGGAGGCTCCGGATTCGGGCTGGCTACTGTTCTGGTCGGGATTGAGAGAGGCTTTGTGCCGAGACAGGAAGCCGTAAAAAGGCTGACCACAATGATGGATTTTCTCGCAAAAGCAGACCGTCATAAAGGAGCCTGGTCTCACTGGATTAACGGGGAAACCGGAAAAACGGTTCCGTTCGGGAAAAAGGATAACGGTGGTGATCTTGTGGAAACCGCATTCCTGACCTCAGGGATCCTAATGGTGCGGGAATACTTTAAAAACGGGAATGCAGAAGAAAAGGCCCTGGCTAAAAAGTGCGATGAGCTCTGGAAGGGTATTCAGTGGAGCTGGTATACCAAAGGAGGGGAGAAAGTCCTGTACTGGCACTGGTCGCCGGACTATCAGTGGGAAATGAATTTTCCTCTGGAAGGCTATAATGAATGCCTGATCACCTACATTCTGGCTGCATCGTCACCTACTTACCCAATCGATGCAGAAACTTATTACAAAGGCTGGACAAGAAACGGGACTTACCTTTCAGATAAGGAACAATACGGCCTTCCGATGTATGTTAAGCATAACGGGGCGCAGGAATATGGAGGACCTCTGTTCTGGGCGCATTATTCTTACATTGGACTTGATCCGACCAATTTATCCGATAAGTTGATCAAAAACTATTTCGATTTGAACAAAAACCAGGTGCTGATCGATTATAAATACTGCGTTGAAAACCCGAAGCACTGGAAAGGATACGGACCTGATTATTGGGGCCTGACCGCAAGCTATTCAAGGAATGAAGACGGAAGCGTAGGATATGATGCCCATTTCCCGCAGAATGACCGCGGGGTGATCACACCAACGGCGGCACTCAGCAGTTTCCCGTATACGCCAAAGGAATCCATGGATTTCCTGAGGTTTTTGTATACTCAGAAACCTGAGTTCATCGGTTCTGCCGGTCCTTATGATGCCAATTCCATCCATTATGACAACTGGACAACGCCGAGGTACCTCGCCATCGATCAGGGGACAATTGCCCCGATGATTGAAAACTACAGGACGGGCTTCCTTTGGAAACTGTTCATGAACGCACCGGAAATCCAGCAGGGACTGAAGAAGCTGAGTTTCAAATCACCAAAATACAACATCAGATAA